The following proteins come from a genomic window of Galactobacillus timonensis:
- a CDS encoding MFS transporter: MDAKVRSANLRFALLNVFFWTEMGAVSSFAANLLTAYHCTSGQIGMVTAAGTLLAFLLEPPLASLADRSSRWNPGAILNVMSIAMAVLALLQLIPGLSGMAVSLLLLAALMLVNAALPMVNSMLYMAPVDASEMNFGFGRAAGSLSFAILSLVLGRLISSWSVRSIPIAAIISAIGMCLATRLILHYAPDDTLQPQEKAASVGTYRELFAAHPKFLLFLIGCTLVVLCHNAVVNFFIYVTRNVGGNDATMGAILSFQALVELPGMILAKKIIKKAGCAKILILSLLAFTVKQFFYWQAKSIPQLYAATVLESLSLALFLPATVEYASRLVDRKDIVKAQTCFTTVQVLANVLGAVMASLYSTLDVSTNLLAMTIISTIGLILSLLTIDWKIR, from the coding sequence ATGGATGCTAAGGTGCGCAGCGCGAATCTTCGCTTTGCCTTGCTGAATGTATTCTTCTGGACAGAAATGGGAGCCGTCTCCTCCTTTGCGGCAAATCTGTTGACGGCCTATCACTGTACCAGCGGCCAGATTGGAATGGTGACAGCTGCCGGAACCCTGCTCGCCTTTCTGCTGGAGCCGCCTCTGGCATCGCTGGCCGATCGCTCTTCGCGCTGGAATCCGGGCGCCATCCTCAATGTCATGAGCATTGCCATGGCCGTTCTTGCCCTGCTCCAGTTAATTCCGGGACTTTCTGGCATGGCGGTCAGCCTGCTTCTATTGGCTGCGCTGATGCTGGTCAATGCGGCTTTGCCCATGGTCAACTCGATGCTCTATATGGCGCCGGTCGATGCGTCCGAAATGAACTTCGGCTTCGGCCGCGCCGCCGGCTCCCTCAGCTTCGCCATCCTTTCCCTGGTTCTGGGAAGGCTCATCTCTTCCTGGTCCGTCCGCTCTATTCCGATCGCTGCCATCATCAGTGCCATCGGCATGTGTCTGGCGACGCGGCTGATCCTCCACTACGCGCCTGACGACACTCTTCAGCCCCAGGAAAAGGCGGCCAGCGTCGGAACCTATCGCGAACTCTTCGCCGCCCATCCCAAGTTTCTTCTCTTTCTGATCGGCTGCACACTGGTTGTGCTGTGTCATAACGCCGTCGTCAACTTCTTTATCTATGTCACCCGCAACGTCGGCGGCAACGATGCGACGATGGGTGCCATCCTCAGCTTCCAGGCACTGGTCGAGCTGCCCGGCATGATTCTGGCCAAAAAGATCATCAAAAAAGCCGGCTGCGCAAAGATTCTCATCCTCTCGCTGCTGGCATTTACCGTAAAACAGTTTTTCTACTGGCAGGCCAAATCCATTCCCCAGCTCTATGCCGCCACCGTACTGGAAAGCCTCTCACTCGCCCTCTTTCTGCCGGCGACCGTGGAATACGCATCCCGCCTCGTCGACCGCAAAGATATCGTCAAAGCTCAGACCTGCTTCACCACGGTCCAGGTACTTGCCAACGTTCTGGGCGCCGTAATGGCGTCGCTCTACAGCACGCTGGATGTATCCACCAATCTGCTTGCGATGACGATCATCAGCACGATCGGCCTCATTCTTTCCCTGTTAACCATCGACTGGAAGATCCGCTGA
- the asnA gene encoding aspartate--ammonia ligase, producing the protein MTLIFPKHYQPTLSVRDTEEAIKYIRDTFQKEFGKEMNLSRISAPLFVTKSSGLNDNLNGVERPVGFDLKDLPGEEMEIVQSLAKWKRYALKKYGFAVHEGLYTNMNAIRRDETLDNLHSAYVDQWDWERVITRQERTIDYLEDTVRHIFKVIKHMEHEVWYKYPQAVCHLADDVYFITSQQLEDLYPDLSVKDRENAITREHGCVFIEEIGWPLSRSKQPHDGRAPDYDDWKLNGDLLFWLPSLNQAIEISSMGIRVDETTIETQCKAAHTEERLTLPYHKAILSNELPLTIGGGIGQSRLCMLLLNKAHIGEVQASIWPEDMEEECAAHHIPLL; encoded by the coding sequence ATGACACTCATATTTCCAAAACATTACCAGCCCACGCTTTCTGTGCGTGATACCGAAGAAGCGATCAAGTATATCCGTGACACCTTTCAGAAAGAATTCGGAAAGGAAATGAACCTGAGCCGCATCTCAGCTCCATTGTTTGTCACAAAGAGCAGCGGCCTCAACGACAATCTTAACGGCGTCGAACGTCCGGTCGGCTTCGATCTGAAAGATCTGCCTGGCGAAGAGATGGAAATCGTCCAGTCCCTCGCCAAGTGGAAACGCTACGCCCTCAAAAAGTACGGGTTCGCCGTCCATGAAGGTCTCTATACCAACATGAACGCCATCCGCCGCGACGAGACACTGGACAATCTGCACAGCGCCTACGTTGATCAGTGGGACTGGGAGCGCGTCATCACACGTCAGGAGCGGACCATCGACTATCTCGAAGATACGGTGCGCCACATCTTCAAAGTCATCAAGCATATGGAACACGAAGTCTGGTACAAGTATCCGCAGGCCGTCTGCCATCTTGCGGATGACGTCTACTTCATCACGTCGCAGCAGCTCGAAGATCTGTATCCGGACCTCTCCGTCAAGGATCGCGAAAATGCCATCACCCGCGAACACGGCTGTGTCTTCATCGAAGAAATCGGCTGGCCGCTGTCTCGCAGCAAGCAGCCCCATGACGGCCGCGCACCGGACTATGATGACTGGAAGCTGAATGGCGACCTGCTGTTCTGGCTGCCGAGTCTCAACCAGGCCATCGAGATCTCTTCCATGGGCATCCGCGTCGACGAAACAACGATCGAGACCCAGTGCAAAGCCGCCCATACCGAAGAGCGTCTCACTCTGCCCTATCACAAAGCCATTCTCAGCAATGAGCTGCCTCTCACCATCGGCGGAGGCATCGGCCAGAGCCGCCTGTGTATGTTGTTATTGAATAAAGCACATATCGGCGAAGTTCAGGCTTCCATCTGGCCCGAAGACATGGAAGAGGAATGTGCCGCTCATCATATTCCGCTTCTTTAA
- a CDS encoding ABC transporter ATP-binding protein: MRKDTGKNSQKNPAVSAFTESVRKDPRLAILLAAMIAGSVYSALLPPILLGRMVDALVSREMLSGGQITLYIVLLIVAGVFSAGKNALISIFGQRVTHQLRSNMTEKLNRLPADYFTRNDSGALTSLFVNDVDTIQTLFDDGIISMITDLCTLAGILVVVFRFSKGLGLLLLIALPVLFLFTRHCQKRMRKAQLDYRQTVADLSDQIPQTIKNRRTIRVYQASTYMETLYDATIRRSFDAMEQSNFYDSIYSPVIITTSSIVIAIMMTLAAMGGRWTAFFGMGAGTAVTAIAYVNNVFGPLADIGMEIQNIQAAAAGIARIGTFMAHVEEEHGTGAGGENAPAAVDLEHVSFSYDPKEPLIHDFSLRVNTGEMVTLVGRTGSGKSTIFKLVLGLYAPDAGEVRVLGQRPQDITEEERRHVFGYVEQQFHPVEGTLKDQVSINDPHVDEDQVRRALKTVGLLDVLEHLPAGLDTPYSPGVLSQGQFQLLSIARAIVCDPKVLLLDEITANLDSNTEKQVMDAIFHACSGRTVLSISHRLYEHTGGRTVFIGKDAEKK, encoded by the coding sequence ATGCGTAAGGATACAGGAAAGAATTCACAGAAAAATCCGGCCGTTTCCGCCTTTACAGAAAGCGTCCGCAAGGATCCCAGACTTGCCATCCTCCTTGCGGCAATGATTGCCGGCAGCGTCTATTCCGCTCTTCTTCCGCCGATTCTTCTGGGCCGGATGGTGGATGCGCTGGTAAGCAGGGAAATGCTCAGCGGCGGCCAGATTACGCTCTATATCGTTCTTCTGATTGTGGCCGGCGTCTTTTCGGCAGGCAAGAATGCGCTGATTTCAATCTTCGGTCAGCGGGTGACGCATCAGCTGCGCAGCAACATGACGGAAAAGCTGAACCGGCTGCCGGCGGATTACTTTACCCGCAACGACAGCGGGGCTCTTACGTCATTGTTTGTCAACGACGTGGATACGATTCAGACGCTGTTTGATGATGGCATCATCAGTATGATTACGGACCTTTGTACGCTGGCCGGCATTCTGGTGGTTGTGTTCCGTTTTTCGAAGGGACTGGGTCTGCTTCTGCTGATTGCGCTGCCGGTGCTGTTTCTGTTTACGCGGCATTGTCAAAAGCGGATGCGGAAGGCGCAGCTGGATTATCGTCAGACGGTGGCGGATCTTTCGGATCAGATCCCGCAGACGATTAAAAACCGGCGCACGATCCGTGTCTATCAGGCGTCCACCTATATGGAGACGCTGTACGATGCGACGATCCGGCGCAGCTTCGATGCGATGGAACAGTCGAATTTCTATGACTCCATCTATTCGCCTGTCATTATTACGACGAGCTCCATCGTGATTGCGATCATGATGACGCTGGCGGCCATGGGCGGCCGCTGGACCGCGTTCTTCGGCATGGGAGCCGGTACGGCAGTGACGGCGATTGCCTATGTGAACAACGTGTTTGGTCCGCTGGCGGATATCGGCATGGAAATTCAGAATATTCAGGCGGCGGCCGCCGGCATTGCCCGGATCGGAACCTTCATGGCGCATGTGGAAGAGGAGCATGGAACCGGAGCGGGTGGAGAAAATGCGCCGGCAGCCGTGGATCTGGAACATGTGTCGTTTTCGTATGATCCTAAGGAGCCTTTGATTCATGACTTTTCGCTGCGTGTCAACACCGGTGAGATGGTGACGCTGGTTGGCAGAACCGGCAGCGGAAAGAGTACGATCTTTAAGCTGGTGCTCGGCCTCTATGCGCCAGATGCGGGAGAGGTACGTGTCCTTGGTCAGCGTCCGCAGGATATTACGGAAGAGGAGCGGCGCCATGTATTCGGTTACGTGGAGCAGCAGTTCCATCCCGTCGAAGGCACGCTGAAGGATCAGGTTTCAATCAATGATCCCCATGTGGACGAGGATCAGGTGCGCAGGGCATTGAAGACGGTAGGTCTGCTGGATGTTCTGGAGCATCTTCCCGCTGGTCTGGATACGCCCTATTCGCCGGGTGTCCTTTCGCAGGGACAGTTTCAGCTGCTGTCCATTGCCAGGGCGATCGTCTGTGATCCGAAGGTTCTTCTGCTGGATGAAATTACAGCCAATCTTGATTCCAACACCGAAAAGCAGGTGATGGATGCGATCTTCCACGCCTGCAGCGGCCGTACGGTGCTTTCCATTTCGCATCGTCTGTATGAACATACGGGCGGCCGGACGGTCTTCATCGGCAAAGATGCCGAAAAGAAATAA
- a CDS encoding metallophosphoesterase family protein: MKILVVADEEESVLYENYQPRMMADVNLIIACGDLHAAYLDFLTSASNKPLYYVPGNHDQSYVSHPPAGCISLDEQVVSFHGLRIGGLGGSCRYKPGSFMYTEEEMAKRLKKLEKQVRRAGGIDVFVTHAPAAGYGDLEDLAHRGFACFNTFMEEYHPRYLVHGHVHPSYDIHLQRQMVHPSGTVMLNCVGHMMLEIDDASIQKEPPKERSLLERLWKR, encoded by the coding sequence ATGAAAATTCTGGTGGTCGCAGACGAGGAAGAAAGCGTTCTGTATGAAAACTATCAGCCGCGGATGATGGCGGACGTGAATCTGATTATTGCGTGCGGCGATCTTCATGCGGCGTATCTTGATTTTCTCACGAGTGCTTCCAATAAGCCGCTCTACTATGTGCCGGGCAACCATGATCAAAGCTACGTTTCTCATCCGCCGGCAGGCTGTATTTCGCTCGATGAGCAGGTGGTATCGTTTCACGGGCTGAGGATCGGGGGACTTGGCGGATCGTGCCGGTACAAGCCGGGCAGCTTCATGTATACGGAAGAAGAGATGGCAAAGCGCCTGAAGAAGCTTGAGAAGCAGGTGCGCAGGGCGGGCGGAATTGATGTGTTTGTGACGCATGCGCCGGCGGCCGGCTATGGGGATCTGGAGGATCTGGCACACCGGGGCTTTGCCTGTTTCAACACGTTCATGGAGGAGTATCATCCGCGCTATCTTGTGCACGGGCATGTGCATCCTTCGTATGACATTCATTTGCAGCGGCAGATGGTGCATCCTTCGGGGACAGTGATGCTCAACTGTGTCGGGCATATGATGCTTGAAATTGATGACGCGAGCATACAAAAAGAGCCGCCGAAGGAGAGGAGTCTTCTTGAGCGGCTGTGGAAGCGTTAA
- a CDS encoding MerR family transcriptional regulator — protein MLLREAAGEAGMTKRAVKYYEEEGLLSVEKDSSGYRNYSKEDVERLKKISVYRKLGIGIRDIRRLLETDDRSILLQIYREKIQEKNFQEAEINALKQLIDDGDADPANELLDYETVGDAIASLFPGKEWSDFIRFHFEPFLNIRVRTPQQKQALQNILQYCDETTLKVPWIVKLGMKMAGGIPHESKTADEMISYYRDMSESEYQRLKASVRAGAKLKSGILKYHPVFAAQRKMQKELQKKGYNDIFIPNLMELSPQYAEYKKYLDLINSRICRDLGMYYDAEYNIVIRRESKEA, from the coding sequence ATGTTGCTCAGGGAAGCTGCAGGCGAAGCCGGGATGACGAAGCGCGCCGTAAAGTATTATGAGGAAGAAGGGCTGCTGTCCGTAGAAAAAGACAGCAGCGGGTACCGTAATTACTCGAAAGAGGATGTGGAACGCCTGAAAAAGATCTCTGTCTACAGGAAACTTGGAATTGGTATCCGGGATATCCGACGGCTTCTGGAAACCGATGATCGCAGCATCCTTTTGCAGATCTACCGGGAAAAGATACAGGAAAAGAATTTCCAGGAGGCAGAGATCAATGCCCTGAAGCAGCTGATCGATGACGGTGATGCGGATCCAGCGAATGAGCTGCTCGACTATGAGACGGTAGGTGATGCCATTGCGTCTCTGTTTCCGGGAAAGGAATGGAGTGATTTTATCCGATTCCATTTCGAACCGTTTCTGAACATCCGGGTCAGGACGCCACAGCAGAAACAGGCTTTGCAGAATATTCTTCAATACTGTGATGAAACGACGCTGAAGGTTCCCTGGATCGTAAAGCTTGGTATGAAGATGGCGGGCGGAATACCTCACGAGTCGAAAACTGCGGATGAGATGATTTCTTATTACCGGGATATGAGTGAGAGTGAATACCAGCGATTGAAGGCGTCGGTACGGGCAGGCGCAAAACTGAAGTCCGGAATTCTCAAGTATCATCCCGTCTTCGCTGCTCAGCGGAAAATGCAGAAAGAGCTGCAGAAAAAAGGGTACAACGATATCTTCATTCCGAACCTGATGGAACTGTCTCCGCAATACGCGGAATATAAGAAGTACCTCGATCTGATTAACAGCAGAATATGCCGGGACCTTGGTATGTACTATGATGCAGAGTATAACATCGTGATTCGCAGGGAATCGAAAGAAGCGTGA
- a CDS encoding HdeD family acid-resistance protein produces the protein MKNLKWASIIKSLIYIAAGLLLLFFPGQAADLACYVIGIALIIFGVVNVISYFMLDLKDSLFRNDFAMGIVWILIGFMVIHEKEAVQKIVPFMLAIVIFASGISKLQDALDIKRITGKASNASIVMACISIVFGLVVMLGKINGMNLLFQIIGAGLLYSGVTDLYMALYISGKIKSFKKKVDDMVVDARIEEAKEAEHASDTDERN, from the coding sequence ATGAAGAACCTGAAATGGGCCTCGATTATCAAATCTCTGATCTATATCGCTGCGGGTCTGCTGCTGTTGTTTTTTCCGGGACAGGCGGCGGATCTGGCCTGCTATGTGATCGGTATTGCGCTGATCATCTTCGGCGTTGTCAATGTAATTTCGTATTTTATGCTGGATCTGAAGGATTCGCTGTTCCGGAATGACTTTGCAATGGGGATTGTCTGGATTCTCATCGGCTTCATGGTGATCCATGAGAAGGAAGCTGTTCAGAAAATCGTTCCCTTCATGTTAGCCATCGTCATTTTCGCGTCCGGCATCAGTAAGCTGCAGGATGCGCTGGACATTAAGCGGATTACCGGCAAAGCATCCAATGCCTCCATTGTGATGGCGTGCATTTCGATTGTCTTTGGCCTGGTTGTTATGCTTGGCAAGATCAACGGTATGAATCTGCTGTTTCAGATCATCGGCGCCGGCCTTCTGTACAGCGGCGTGACAGATCTGTATATGGCACTTTATATTTCGGGCAAGATCAAGTCGTTCAAGAAAAAGGTGGATGACATGGTTGTGGATGCCCGCATCGAAGAAGCGAAGGAAGCGGAGCACGCTTCCGATACGGACGAAAGAAACTGA
- the rpiB gene encoding ribose 5-phosphate isomerase B, producing the protein MKVGIANDHSAIEMKKELIPYLESEGYEIVNFGTDTTDAVDYPDYGEKLANAVAAHEVDLGIAICGTGVGISLSCNKVAGIRACCCSEPYSAKYSRLHNNANIICFGARVIGVETAKMILDNFLPVPFEGDTPEGARHLRRVNKIMDIEKRNREKQ; encoded by the coding sequence ATGAAGGTAGGCATTGCGAACGATCATTCTGCCATTGAAATGAAGAAGGAGCTGATTCCTTATCTGGAATCGGAAGGCTACGAGATTGTTAACTTCGGCACCGATACGACGGATGCCGTCGATTATCCGGACTATGGTGAGAAGCTTGCCAATGCAGTGGCTGCTCACGAGGTGGATCTTGGCATTGCCATCTGCGGTACGGGCGTCGGCATTTCTCTTTCCTGCAACAAGGTCGCCGGCATCCGCGCATGCTGCTGCAGCGAGCCGTACAGCGCAAAGTATTCGCGTCTTCATAACAATGCGAACATTATCTGCTTCGGTGCCCGCGTCATCGGTGTGGAGACGGCGAAGATGATCCTTGATAATTTTCTGCCGGTACCCTTTGAGGGTGATACGCCGGAAGGCGCACGTCATCTGCGGCGTGTGAACAAAATCATGGATATTGAGAAGCGGAACCGGGAGAAACAATGA
- a CDS encoding GNAT family protein has protein sequence MGETLVQDCLKQGKRLGFRILQFNAVVVTNAAAIHLYEKLGFEKLGTIPGGFHAKDDTYRDINLYYHTL, from the coding sequence ATTGGCGAAACGCTGGTACAGGACTGCCTGAAGCAGGGGAAGCGGCTTGGCTTCCGGATTCTGCAGTTCAATGCGGTGGTTGTCACGAATGCGGCGGCGATCCATCTGTATGAGAAGCTTGGTTTTGAGAAGCTTGGTACGATACCGGGCGGCTTCCATGCGAAGGATGATACCTATCGCGATATCAATCTCTACTACCACACACTTTGA
- a CDS encoding NAD(P)-dependent oxidoreductase: protein MKNILVTYDMTRGAREHLTANVPGTFTFHTRPAKNELQSADVIIGEPSAGELDETKQNITLITLDRKENYRIPAFSFYDHLIERASDWMLASILEHVFRFPEYIAAQKQCDWAPLLDSSLRNMVVISAADDQISHTLADRLKVFGCEVRIVPGIDDNSLRSADVLCLHVLANDPSYCALSAEMLKKMKNGALLINCGCGAAVNEDDLVSVLHDGHYLHACIDQTQVMPLPRNHPLWSLDSVRLTPQTVFNPSSPSFLSFIEKTVSLESLNHGC from the coding sequence ATGAAAAATATTCTTGTAACCTATGATATGACCCGGGGTGCCAGAGAACATCTGACCGCAAATGTCCCTGGCACCTTTACCTTCCATACCCGTCCAGCGAAGAATGAACTGCAGTCAGCCGATGTAATAATCGGTGAACCTTCTGCCGGTGAGCTTGACGAAACGAAACAGAATATCACTCTCATCACGCTGGACCGGAAGGAAAACTACCGCATTCCTGCATTCTCCTTCTATGATCATCTGATAGAGCGTGCCTCTGACTGGATGCTTGCCAGCATCCTGGAACATGTATTCCGGTTCCCGGAATACATCGCTGCCCAGAAGCAGTGCGACTGGGCGCCGCTTCTTGACAGCTCCTTAAGGAATATGGTGGTCATCAGTGCCGCCGACGATCAAATATCGCATACGCTTGCGGATCGGCTGAAGGTGTTCGGATGCGAAGTTCGGATCGTTCCCGGAATCGATGACAACTCCCTTCGCTCCGCCGATGTTCTCTGCCTGCATGTGTTGGCCAATGATCCTTCCTACTGTGCACTTTCAGCGGAAATGCTGAAGAAGATGAAGAACGGTGCTCTGCTGATTAACTGCGGATGCGGCGCGGCGGTCAATGAAGACGATCTTGTTTCTGTGCTTCATGATGGCCATTATCTTCATGCCTGCATCGATCAGACCCAGGTAATGCCGCTGCCGCGCAACCATCCGCTCTGGTCACTGGATTCGGTGCGGCTTACACCGCAGACAGTCTTCAACCCGTCTTCACCATCGTTTCTTTCCTTCATCGAAAAGACGGTATCCCTGGAGAGTTTGAACCATGGATGCTAA
- the lgt gene encoding prolipoprotein diacylglyceryl transferase encodes MYNDWFTIGPLTIHGYGVMIAVGILMAFFVGERMAKKTGMDPNHVDTLIIVCLLTGYLGSKITYVFTVWDQFLANPKAVLGADGWVVYGGILGGILGAWIYCRIKKISFFHYANLLFPSVALAQGFGRIGCFFAGCCYGKETHGALGITFTHSDYAPNNVKLIPTQLISSAGDFILFYILYKIYMDESTRDETMGWYLLLYSAGRFVIEFLRGDSARGFIGALSTSQFIGLFLIAAGIIVLIQVKKNGKAKKEAVL; translated from the coding sequence ATGTACAACGACTGGTTTACAATCGGGCCATTGACGATTCATGGTTATGGCGTCATGATCGCGGTCGGCATTCTGATGGCGTTCTTTGTCGGTGAACGGATGGCAAAGAAAACCGGCATGGACCCGAATCATGTGGATACGCTGATTATTGTCTGCCTGCTGACGGGATATCTGGGGTCGAAAATCACCTATGTTTTTACGGTCTGGGATCAGTTTCTGGCAAATCCGAAGGCGGTTCTGGGAGCCGATGGCTGGGTTGTCTACGGCGGTATTCTGGGCGGCATTCTGGGGGCATGGATCTATTGCCGCATAAAGAAGATATCTTTCTTTCATTATGCGAATCTGCTGTTTCCTTCGGTCGCTCTGGCGCAGGGGTTCGGAAGGATCGGGTGCTTCTTTGCCGGGTGCTGTTATGGTAAAGAGACACATGGGGCTCTGGGCATCACCTTTACCCACAGCGACTATGCGCCCAACAATGTGAAACTGATTCCGACGCAGCTGATCTCTTCGGCCGGTGACTTTATTCTTTTCTATATTCTTTATAAGATCTATATGGATGAGTCGACGCGCGACGAGACGATGGGCTGGTATCTTCTGCTGTATTCAGCGGGCCGCTTCGTGATTGAGTTTCTGCGCGGAGATTCGGCGCGCGGCTTTATCGGCGCTCTGAGTACGTCGCAGTTCATTGGTCTGTTCCTGATTGCGGCGGGCATCATTGTATTGATTCAGGTGAAGAAAAACGGGAAAGCAAAGAAGGAGGCTGTCTTATGA
- a CDS encoding RNA-guided endonuclease InsQ/TnpB family protein, with amino-acid sequence MYLTQTNYIRHLPKDQYEAILEMCSYANNLYNVGLYQIRQYFFATNKYLRYEENYHLCKDNENYKLLQAGISQQILRTCDHAFRSFFALLNKKKSGSYDKKVRIPHYRTKGGKYLLVLSTNAINIKNGNLSVPMSRTFSKQHPDLDSIRIPVPERISGRHIAEVRIVPVLNGKALKIQYCYEQEEEPQNLNADNVLAIDVGLDNLASCVTTTGTSFIVDGRKLKSINQWYNRQIAHYASIKDHQNIKGFTARMSRITDKRNRQVTDYMHKAARHIVDYCIANDIGTLIVGHSVDQKQSVNMGKANNQKFVQIPFDQLRTYLKTLCERYGIAYIETEESYTSKASFLDGDEIPVYDTKHPYAGTFSGKRIKRGLYSTKENTLVNADINGACNIAKKGKQNLSFEGLCRGLLASPLRIRIA; translated from the coding sequence ATGTATCTGACGCAGACAAACTACATTCGGCATCTCCCGAAGGACCAGTACGAAGCGATCCTTGAGATGTGCTCGTATGCCAACAATCTGTACAACGTTGGACTGTATCAGATCCGTCAGTATTTCTTTGCGACGAACAAGTATCTGCGGTATGAAGAAAACTACCATCTTTGCAAAGATAATGAAAATTACAAGCTGCTGCAGGCAGGCATTTCCCAGCAGATCCTGCGGACGTGCGATCATGCCTTCCGGTCTTTCTTTGCGCTGCTTAATAAGAAGAAGTCCGGCAGCTACGACAAGAAAGTGCGCATTCCGCACTACCGCACGAAAGGCGGAAAGTATCTGCTGGTGCTGTCAACGAACGCAATCAATATCAAGAACGGCAATTTGAGCGTTCCGATGAGTCGTACGTTCTCAAAGCAGCATCCGGATCTGGATTCCATACGTATTCCGGTACCTGAAAGAATTTCAGGCAGGCACATCGCTGAAGTACGCATCGTGCCCGTTCTGAACGGCAAGGCACTGAAGATTCAGTACTGCTACGAACAGGAAGAAGAGCCGCAGAATCTGAATGCGGACAATGTATTAGCCATTGATGTCGGTCTCGATAATCTTGCGTCGTGTGTAACAACCACGGGGACGTCCTTCATCGTTGACGGACGTAAGCTCAAATCAATCAACCAGTGGTACAACAGGCAGATTGCACACTACGCATCGATCAAAGACCATCAGAACATCAAAGGCTTTACAGCCCGTATGAGCCGCATCACAGACAAGCGTAACCGGCAGGTGACAGACTACATGCACAAGGCTGCACGCCATATCGTTGATTACTGCATTGCCAATGATATCGGCACGCTCATTGTCGGACACAGCGTTGACCAGAAACAGTCGGTCAATATGGGCAAAGCGAATAATCAGAAGTTTGTTCAGATCCCGTTTGACCAGCTTCGCACGTATCTGAAAACGCTGTGCGAACGATATGGCATTGCGTACATCGAAACGGAAGAATCGTACACGTCAAAGGCATCGTTCTTGGACGGCGATGAGATTCCGGTGTACGACACAAAACATCCGTATGCCGGTACATTCTCAGGCAAACGCATCAAACGGGGATTGTACAGTACCAAAGAAAACACGCTCGTTAACGCAGACATCAACGGAGCGTGCAACATTGCAAAGAAAGGTAAACAGAACCTCAGCTTTGAGGGACTGTGTAGAGGGCTGTTGGCAAGCCCTTTGAGAATAAGGATTGCGTAA